The Mytilus trossulus isolate FHL-02 chromosome 3, PNRI_Mtr1.1.1.hap1, whole genome shotgun sequence genome contains a region encoding:
- the LOC134710467 gene encoding uncharacterized protein LOC134710467 yields the protein MVGYPMVFLLAAGSCGFLLSNKTGILSGGGQGVVDNHYLSLMDALRVQTHSLSQMEAFVLKQQIELNAMKQEVTKLKAGYNTTESQAIVILKNETNSLLYDNKKLQLNQDILTHTVEVLNSSITSIQKDNEALKLDNVLLKVKTDFWQNETVNLKQRFSTFFNSISASDLSNITNLQRDVFSLQSKVSDIGLRQKVLSSNAFFRSQDIHALSNQSKAFQKRIEHNLSVIGLQSNVSQNRLHASEHNQAQIIVELKDIETKLDHMNETVALTACFVYDTTSEAGTIKFPAIKTAIGITDLSGFQNTGKFTCDKSGIYIFSVFIAHDGKDYFEYFMNKNTNSLSRVIVSGDTQSSTPHTYHTGSGTVVVQMDVGDTLHASMTSSEEIEGRYSCLTVIKIR from the exons ATGGTTGGGTATCCGATGGTGTTTTTGTTAGCTGCAGGTTCCTGTGGTTTTTTACTGTCAAACAAAACGGGAATACTGTCTGGTGGAGGACAAGGCGTAGTCGATAATCATTACCTCAGCTTGATGGATGCGTTGAGGGTACAGACACATTCGCTTTCGCAGATGGAAGCATTCGTTCTTAAACAGCAAATTGAACTTAACGCAATGAAACAGGAAGTAACTAAACTGAAAGCCGGTTATAATACAACTGAGTCACAAGCTATCGTTATTCTGAAAAACGAAACCAATAGTCTGTTGTATGATAACAAGAAGTTGCAATTAAATCAGGATATACTTACACATACAGTTGAAGTGTTGAATAGTTCGATAACTTCAATTCAAAAAGACAATGAAGCTCTGAAACTGGACAATGTTCTATTGAAAGTTAAAACTGATTTTTGGCAAAATGAGACGGTTAATCTAAAACAACGATtcagtactttttttaattctatttctgCGTCAGACCTAAGTAACATAACAAATTTACAACGTGATGTGTTTTCATTGCAATCCAAAGTATCTGATATTGGTTTGCGACAAAAAGTTTTGTCATCGAATGCATTTTTTAGAAGTCAGGATATTCATGCGTTATCAAATCAGAGTAAAGCCTTCCAGAAGAGGATAGAACATAACTTATCAGTTATAGGATTACAAAGCAATGTATCACAAAACCGCCTCCATGCTTCGGAACATAACCAAGCGCAAATTATAGTCGAACTTAAAGACATTGAGACAAAATTGGATCACATGAATGAAACCG ttgcTCTTACTGCATGTTTTGTTTACGACACGACATCCGAGGCAGGAACAATTAAATTTCCGGCAATAAAAACAGCTATTGGCATAACCGACTTATCAGGTTTCCAAAACACGGGGAAGTTTACGTGTGACAAATCCGGaatctatattttttctgtctttattGCGCACGATGGTAAGGATTATTtcgaatattttatgaataaaaacacTAATTCATTATCAAGAGTAATTGTAAGCGGTGACACCCAAAGTTCAACACCCCACACATACCACACAGGATCTGGTACAGTTGTCGTTCAAATGGATGTTGGAGACACTTTACATGCTTCAATGACCAGCAGTGAAGAAATTGAAGGACGCTATTCATGTTTGactgttataaaaataagataa